A genomic segment from Modestobacter roseus encodes:
- a CDS encoding NADP-dependent isocitrate dehydrogenase, with amino-acid sequence MSKIKVEGKVVELDGDEMTRIIWQFIKDQLILPYLDVDLEYYDLGMESRDATDDQITVDAANAIKQHGVGVKCATITPDEARVEEFGLKRMYRSPNGTIRNILGGVIFREPIIMANVPRLVPGWTKPIIVGRHAFGDQYRATDFRFPGPGTLTVTFTPTDGSAPIEHEVFQAPGSGVAMAMYNLDESIRDFARASLNYGLARNYPVYLSTKNTILKAYDGRFKDLFQEVFEAEFKDQFAAAGITYEHRLIDDMVAASLKWEGGYVWAAKNYDGDVQSDTVAQGFGSLGLMTSVLATPDGRTVEAEAAHGTVTRHFRAHQRGEATSTNPIASIFAWTRGLAHRGKLDNTPEVTRFAETLEKVCIDTVESGQMTKDLALLISKDSPWLNTQDFLAAIDANLQKAMA; translated from the coding sequence GTGAGCAAGATCAAGGTCGAGGGCAAGGTCGTCGAGCTCGACGGCGACGAGATGACCCGGATCATCTGGCAGTTCATCAAGGACCAGCTGATCCTCCCGTACCTGGACGTCGACCTCGAGTACTACGACCTGGGCATGGAGTCGCGCGACGCCACCGACGACCAGATCACCGTCGACGCCGCCAACGCCATCAAGCAGCACGGCGTCGGCGTCAAGTGCGCCACCATCACCCCCGACGAGGCGCGGGTCGAGGAGTTCGGCCTCAAGCGGATGTACCGCTCGCCCAACGGCACGATCCGCAACATCCTCGGCGGCGTCATCTTCCGTGAGCCGATCATCATGGCCAACGTGCCGCGTCTGGTGCCGGGCTGGACCAAGCCGATCATCGTCGGCCGCCACGCCTTCGGTGACCAGTACCGCGCCACCGACTTCCGCTTCCCGGGGCCGGGCACCCTCACGGTGACCTTCACCCCGACCGACGGCTCCGCGCCGATCGAGCACGAGGTCTTCCAGGCGCCGGGCTCCGGTGTCGCGATGGCGATGTACAACCTCGACGAGTCGATCCGTGACTTCGCGCGCGCCTCGCTCAACTACGGCCTGGCCCGCAACTACCCGGTCTACCTCTCCACCAAGAACACGATCCTCAAGGCCTACGACGGCCGCTTCAAGGACCTGTTCCAGGAGGTCTTCGAGGCCGAGTTCAAGGACCAGTTCGCCGCCGCCGGCATCACCTACGAGCACCGGCTCATCGACGACATGGTCGCTGCCTCCCTCAAGTGGGAGGGCGGGTACGTCTGGGCCGCGAAGAACTACGACGGCGACGTGCAGTCCGACACCGTGGCGCAGGGCTTCGGCTCGCTGGGCCTGATGACCTCGGTGCTGGCCACCCCGGACGGCCGCACGGTCGAGGCCGAGGCGGCGCACGGCACGGTCACCCGCCACTTCCGCGCCCACCAGCGCGGCGAGGCGACCTCGACCAACCCGATCGCGTCGATCTTCGCCTGGACGCGGGGCCTGGCGCACCGCGGCAAGCTGGACAACACCCCCGAGGTGACCCGGTTCGCCGAGACTCTGGAGAAGGTCTGCATCGACACCGTCGAGAGCGGTCAGATGACCAAGGACCTGGCGCTGCTGATCAGCAAGGACAGCCCGTGGCTGAACACCCAGGACTTCCTGGCGGCCATCGACGCCAACCTGCAGAAGGCGATGGCCTGA
- the purH gene encoding bifunctional phosphoribosylaminoimidazolecarboxamide formyltransferase/IMP cyclohydrolase: MTERTPVRRALLGVYDKTGVDELARGLVDAGVELVSTGATAARIAAAGLPVTPVEQVTGFPECLDGRVKTLHPAVHAGILADRRKPAHLAQLEELGIAAFDLVVVNLYPFSDTVASGASPDECIEQIDIGGPAMVRAAAKNHPSVAVVVDPGRYAEVVEAVGAGGFSLAQRQQLAAEAFRHTAAYDVAVASWMGNVLSPDDESGFPEWVGGSWERTDVLRYGENPHQGAALYRSGQPGLADAEQLHGKQMSYNNYVDTDAAWRAAHDHRDPCVAIIKHANPCGIAVGADIAAAHRKAHACDPVSAFGGVIAANREIDLTLAEQISEVFTEVVVAPSFTEDALALLGQKKNLRLLRMPESPRLTVELRPVSGGLLLQTADRVDAAGDDPTSWTLATGQPLDAAGLDDLVFAWRAVRAVKSNAILLASDRATVGVGMGQVNRVDSARLAVARAGERAAGSVAASDAFFPFADGLQVLLDAGVRAVVQPGGSVRDDEVVAAAAAAGVTLYLTGTRHFAH, encoded by the coding sequence ATGACCGAGCGCACCCCCGTCCGCCGCGCGCTGCTGGGCGTCTACGACAAGACCGGCGTCGACGAGCTCGCCCGCGGCCTGGTCGACGCCGGTGTCGAGCTGGTCAGCACCGGCGCCACCGCGGCGCGGATCGCCGCCGCCGGGCTGCCGGTCACCCCCGTCGAGCAGGTCACCGGCTTCCCCGAGTGCCTCGACGGCCGGGTCAAGACGCTGCACCCGGCGGTGCACGCCGGCATCCTGGCCGACCGCCGCAAGCCCGCGCACCTGGCCCAGCTCGAGGAGCTGGGGATCGCCGCGTTCGACCTGGTCGTGGTGAACCTCTACCCGTTCAGCGACACGGTCGCCTCCGGTGCCTCCCCGGACGAGTGCATCGAGCAGATCGACATCGGCGGGCCGGCGATGGTGCGGGCCGCGGCGAAGAACCACCCGTCGGTGGCCGTCGTCGTCGACCCGGGCCGCTACGCGGAGGTCGTCGAAGCGGTCGGCGCCGGTGGCTTCAGCCTGGCGCAGCGCCAGCAGCTGGCCGCCGAGGCCTTCCGGCACACCGCCGCCTACGACGTCGCCGTCGCCTCCTGGATGGGCAACGTGCTCTCCCCGGACGACGAGAGCGGCTTCCCCGAGTGGGTCGGCGGCAGCTGGGAGCGCACCGACGTGCTGCGCTACGGCGAGAACCCGCACCAGGGAGCCGCTCTCTACCGCAGCGGCCAGCCCGGGCTCGCCGACGCCGAGCAGCTGCACGGCAAGCAGATGTCCTACAACAACTACGTCGACACCGACGCCGCCTGGCGGGCCGCGCACGACCACCGAGACCCCTGCGTGGCGATCATCAAGCACGCCAACCCGTGCGGCATCGCCGTGGGCGCCGACATCGCCGCCGCACACCGCAAGGCGCACGCCTGTGACCCGGTGTCGGCCTTCGGCGGCGTGATCGCCGCCAACCGCGAGATCGACCTGACCCTCGCCGAGCAGATCTCCGAGGTCTTCACCGAGGTCGTCGTCGCCCCGTCGTTCACCGAGGACGCCCTGGCGCTGCTCGGCCAGAAGAAGAACCTCCGGCTGCTGCGGATGCCGGAGTCCCCGCGGTTGACCGTCGAGCTGCGCCCGGTCAGCGGCGGGCTCCTGCTGCAGACCGCCGACCGGGTCGACGCCGCCGGTGACGACCCGACCAGCTGGACCCTGGCGACCGGTCAGCCGCTGGACGCCGCCGGCCTCGACGACCTGGTGTTCGCCTGGCGCGCGGTGCGCGCGGTGAAGAGCAACGCGATCCTGCTGGCCAGCGACCGGGCGACCGTCGGGGTGGGCATGGGCCAGGTCAACCGCGTGGACTCGGCCCGGCTCGCCGTGGCGCGGGCGGGGGAGCGGGCCGCCGGGTCCGTCGCCGCCTCCGACGCGTTCTTCCCCTTCGCCGACGGGCTGCAGGTGCTGCTGGACGCTGGGGTGCGCGCGGTCGTGCAGCCAGGCGGCTCGGTGCGCGACGACGAGGTGGTCGCGGCCGCGGCTGCCGCCGGAGTCACGCTGTACCTCACCGGCACCCGCCACTTCGCGCACTAG
- a CDS encoding DUF6350 family protein produces the protein MTSLLSRLPLGSRGTGGRRGPATGWLAVATALAVPVTGLLGLWLAMLVVQALDPDGGLPAGSSARVAGQLWLLAHGAAVELPSGPLRIAPLLVTAGIAWGLARAAGSVVAVRELDSPGPVAGVVAVVVAVHTATTALVTTLVTTLDAEVGLVRPLAGAVLLALLAGGAGAFRDSPLGGELLDRFPGPGRAVLRGVAAGTLALAAGCAAVLAVALGSDVDGAAAMVTGLGGAGAGAAGLVGLSLLLLPNALAAVAGLAAGPGFVVGAGTFVSVGSVTLGPVPALPLLAALPDTQAVPLIAFLSQALPALAGLVAGVALGRRMAADDGGAVTAALWGVLAAAGVGLVTGLWVLVAGGALGDAVLAEVGAPALATGLAVAAQAGIAAVPGAAVARWRARS, from the coding sequence GTGACGTCCCTGCTGTCCCGCCTGCCCCTCGGGTCACGCGGCACCGGTGGACGCCGCGGCCCCGCCACCGGCTGGCTCGCGGTGGCCACCGCCCTCGCGGTGCCGGTCACCGGGCTGCTCGGGCTCTGGCTCGCCATGCTGGTCGTGCAGGCCCTCGACCCCGACGGCGGGCTGCCGGCGGGCTCGTCGGCGCGGGTGGCCGGGCAGCTCTGGCTGCTGGCGCACGGTGCCGCGGTCGAGCTCCCCTCCGGCCCTCTCCGGATCGCCCCGCTGCTGGTCACCGCGGGCATCGCCTGGGGGCTGGCCCGGGCGGCGGGTTCGGTGGTCGCGGTCCGCGAGCTGGACTCGCCTGGGCCGGTCGCCGGGGTGGTGGCGGTCGTCGTCGCGGTGCACACGGCGACGACGGCGCTGGTCACCACGCTGGTCACCACGCTCGACGCCGAGGTGGGGCTGGTCCGGCCGCTCGCCGGGGCGGTGCTGCTGGCGCTGCTCGCCGGCGGCGCCGGGGCGTTCCGGGACTCCCCGCTCGGCGGTGAGCTGCTGGACCGGTTCCCCGGGCCCGGTCGCGCCGTCCTGCGCGGCGTGGCCGCCGGCACGCTGGCGCTGGCCGCCGGGTGCGCCGCCGTCCTCGCCGTCGCGCTGGGCTCCGACGTCGACGGCGCCGCCGCCATGGTCACCGGGCTGGGGGGCGCCGGCGCCGGGGCTGCGGGGCTGGTGGGGCTGAGCCTGCTGCTGCTGCCCAACGCCCTGGCCGCGGTCGCCGGGCTCGCCGCGGGTCCCGGCTTCGTCGTCGGCGCGGGCACCTTCGTGTCGGTCGGCAGCGTGACGCTCGGGCCGGTGCCCGCGCTGCCGCTGCTCGCCGCCCTGCCCGACACCCAGGCCGTGCCGCTGATCGCGTTCCTGTCCCAGGCGCTGCCGGCGCTCGCCGGGCTGGTGGCCGGCGTCGCGCTGGGCCGGCGGATGGCTGCGGACGACGGCGGCGCCGTCACCGCGGCGCTGTGGGGCGTCCTCGCGGCCGCGGGCGTCGGGCTGGTCACCGGGCTGTGGGTGCTCGTCGCCGGCGGTGCGCTCGGGGACGCCGTCCTGGCCGAGGTCGGCGCGCCCGCGCTGGCCACCGGGCTGGCCGTCGCCGCGCAGGCGGGGATCGCCGCCGTCCCCGGCGCCGCCGTCGCCCGCTGGCGCGCCCGGTCCTGA
- the purN gene encoding phosphoribosylglycinamide formyltransferase, whose translation MPADASAVPGTPGARARVVVLLSGAGSLCAALLAATDEPGYPAEVVAVGADRPDAGGLALAADRGIDTFVVAVRDHPDRASWDRALAAELVARRPDWVVSAGFMKLLGPAVLAPLAGRVVNTHPALLPAFPGAHAVRDALAAGVATTGATVHLVDAGLDTGPVLTQLPVPVHAGDDEASLHERIKTVERELLVRTVAALATGAPVPALPTPGSPTPAVPTEESTR comes from the coding sequence GTGCCCGCCGACGCATCCGCCGTCCCGGGGACGCCAGGTGCCCGGGCGCGCGTGGTCGTCCTGCTCTCCGGAGCCGGCTCGTTGTGCGCCGCCCTGCTGGCCGCCACCGATGAGCCCGGCTACCCCGCCGAGGTCGTCGCCGTGGGCGCGGACCGGCCGGACGCCGGCGGGCTGGCCCTCGCCGCCGACCGGGGGATCGACACCTTCGTCGTCGCGGTGCGCGACCACCCCGACCGGGCGTCCTGGGACCGGGCGCTGGCCGCCGAACTGGTCGCCCGCCGGCCCGACTGGGTGGTCTCCGCCGGGTTCATGAAGCTGCTGGGCCCGGCCGTGCTCGCCCCCCTCGCCGGCCGGGTGGTCAACACCCACCCGGCGCTGCTGCCGGCCTTCCCCGGCGCGCACGCCGTCCGCGACGCGCTGGCCGCCGGCGTCGCCACCACCGGTGCGACCGTGCACCTGGTCGACGCCGGCCTGGACACCGGCCCGGTGCTCACCCAGCTCCCCGTCCCGGTGCACGCCGGCGACGACGAGGCGAGCCTGCACGAACGCATCAAGACCGTCGAGCGGGAGCTCCTGGTGCGCACCGTGGCCGCGCTGGCCACCGGCGCGCCGGTGCCCGCCCTGCCGACTCCTGGCAGCCCCACTCCCGCCGTCCCGACCGAGGAGAGCACCCGATGA
- a CDS encoding bifunctional methylenetetrahydrofolate dehydrogenase/methenyltetrahydrofolate cyclohydrolase yields MTATTLDGKATAAAIRAELTERVTALAAAGRRPGLGTLLVGDDPGSRWYVSAKHSDCAEVGIASIQRELPADASLADVLAVVDELNADPACTGYIIQLPLPRGIDESEVLERMDPAKDADGLHPTNLGRLVLGVPGPLPCTPVGIVELLRRYDVPLAGAEVVVVGRGITVGRPLGLLLTRRTENATVTLCHTGTRDLAAHTRTADVVVAAAGVPGLITGDMVKPGAAVLDVGVSRVDGKIAGDVAADVREVAGFVAPNPGGVGPMTRAMLLANVVLAAEQGAGTEVLSA; encoded by the coding sequence GTGACGGCGACGACTCTGGACGGCAAGGCGACGGCGGCGGCGATCCGGGCGGAGCTCACCGAGCGGGTCACCGCGCTCGCGGCCGCCGGGCGGCGTCCCGGGCTGGGCACCCTGCTGGTCGGCGACGACCCGGGCAGCCGCTGGTACGTCTCGGCCAAGCACTCCGACTGCGCCGAGGTGGGCATCGCCAGCATCCAGCGCGAGCTGCCCGCCGACGCCTCGCTGGCCGACGTGCTCGCCGTCGTCGACGAGCTCAACGCCGACCCCGCGTGCACCGGCTACATCATCCAGCTCCCGCTGCCGCGGGGCATCGACGAGAGCGAGGTGCTCGAGCGGATGGACCCGGCCAAGGACGCCGACGGCCTGCACCCCACCAACCTGGGCAGGCTCGTGCTCGGCGTGCCCGGCCCGCTGCCCTGCACCCCGGTGGGCATCGTCGAGCTGCTGCGCCGCTACGACGTGCCGCTCGCCGGTGCCGAGGTCGTCGTCGTCGGCCGGGGGATCACCGTCGGCCGGCCGCTCGGCCTGCTGCTCACCCGGCGCACCGAGAACGCCACCGTGACCCTCTGCCACACCGGCACCCGCGACCTGGCCGCGCACACCCGGACCGCCGACGTCGTCGTCGCCGCGGCCGGGGTGCCGGGCCTGATCACCGGGGACATGGTGAAGCCCGGTGCCGCCGTGCTCGACGTCGGCGTCAGCCGGGTCGACGGGAAGATCGCCGGGGACGTCGCCGCCGACGTCCGGGAGGTCGCCGGCTTCGTCGCGCCGAACCCCGGTGGGGTCGGGCCGATGACCCGGGCGATGCTGCTGGCCAACGTGGTGCTCGCCGCGGAGCAGGGCGCCGGCACCGAGGTGCTCTCGGCATGA
- a CDS encoding pentapeptide repeat-containing protein, producing MEVGPPLPDTLLEGEDLAGVEWDWARLERVTFLDCRFDDASFAELVTVRCVFDQCLLTGVAMAGARHEGTAFLSCRFDRANLSGSTWSGCKLTGSQFPGATLRPLTTADTDWSYTSLRGVDLSGVDLSGQKLVEADLTDADLREADLTGADLRHARLQSTRLRGADLRGADTDGVNWHGFDVAGVRLDVVQAVTFARAHGALVAD from the coding sequence GTGGAGGTCGGCCCGCCGCTCCCGGACACCCTCCTGGAGGGCGAGGACCTGGCCGGGGTCGAGTGGGACTGGGCCCGGCTGGAACGGGTCACCTTCCTCGACTGCCGGTTCGACGACGCCTCGTTCGCCGAGCTGGTCACGGTCCGGTGCGTCTTCGACCAGTGCCTGCTCACCGGCGTGGCGATGGCGGGTGCCCGGCACGAGGGCACGGCGTTCCTGTCCTGCCGGTTCGACCGGGCGAACCTGTCGGGCAGCACGTGGTCGGGCTGCAAGCTCACCGGGTCGCAGTTCCCCGGCGCGACGCTGCGCCCGCTGACCACCGCGGACACCGACTGGAGCTACACGTCGCTGCGCGGGGTCGACCTGTCCGGCGTCGACCTGTCCGGTCAGAAGCTGGTCGAGGCCGACCTCACCGACGCCGACCTGCGCGAGGCCGACCTCACCGGGGCCGACCTGCGCCACGCCCGGCTGCAGAGCACCCGCCTCCGGGGTGCCGACCTGCGTGGCGCGGACACCGACGGGGTGAACTGGCACGGCTTCGACGTCGCCGGCGTGCGGCTGGACGTCGTCCAGGCGGTGACGTTCGCCCGCGCGCACGGCGCGCTGGTGGCCGACTGA
- the mdh gene encoding malate dehydrogenase produces MAERDRQGKVTVVGAGFYGSTTALRLAEYDLFETVVLTDIVEGKPEGLALDINQSRPIEGFETRVVGVGGGSYEGTEGSDIVVITAGLPRKPGMSRMDLIETNAGIVRSVAENVARTSPDAVVIVVSNPLDEMTALAQLATGFPEARVMGQAGMLDTARFTNNVAEECGVPVDSVRTLTLGSHGDTMVPVPSRCTVDGRPLADVLPADRIAHLVDRTRNGGAEVVALLKTGSAYYAPSAAAARMARAVREDAGAVMPVCAWVDGEYGISGVYLGVEAEIGRAGVRRVVQSDLTDSELAGLREAAEAVRAKQADVADL; encoded by the coding sequence ATGGCGGAGCGGGACCGGCAGGGCAAGGTGACCGTCGTGGGCGCCGGTTTCTACGGCTCCACCACGGCGCTGCGGTTGGCGGAGTACGACCTGTTCGAGACGGTGGTGCTCACCGACATCGTCGAGGGCAAGCCCGAGGGCCTGGCGCTGGACATCAACCAGTCGCGGCCGATCGAGGGCTTCGAGACCCGGGTCGTGGGCGTCGGGGGTGGCTCCTACGAGGGCACCGAGGGCTCCGACATCGTGGTCATCACCGCCGGCCTGCCGCGCAAGCCCGGCATGAGCCGGATGGACCTCATCGAGACCAACGCCGGCATCGTCCGGTCGGTCGCGGAGAACGTGGCCCGCACCTCGCCGGACGCCGTCGTCATCGTCGTCTCCAACCCGCTCGACGAGATGACCGCGCTGGCCCAGCTGGCCACCGGTTTCCCGGAGGCCCGCGTCATGGGCCAGGCGGGGATGCTCGACACCGCCCGGTTCACGAACAACGTGGCCGAGGAGTGCGGCGTCCCGGTCGACTCCGTGCGCACCCTGACGCTCGGGTCGCACGGCGACACGATGGTCCCGGTGCCCTCGCGGTGCACCGTCGATGGCCGTCCGCTGGCCGACGTGCTGCCGGCCGACCGGATCGCGCACCTGGTCGACCGCACCCGCAACGGCGGGGCCGAGGTCGTCGCGCTGCTGAAGACCGGGTCGGCCTACTACGCGCCGTCCGCGGCGGCCGCCCGGATGGCGCGCGCCGTCCGGGAGGACGCCGGGGCGGTCATGCCGGTGTGCGCGTGGGTCGACGGCGAGTACGGCATCTCCGGGGTCTACCTCGGGGTCGAGGCCGAGATCGGCCGGGCAGGAGTGCGGCGGGTCGTGCAGAGCGACCTGACCGACAGTGAGCTGGCGGGCCTGCGCGAGGCCGCCGAGGCCGTGCGCGCCAAGCAGGCCGATGTAGCCGACCTCTGA
- a CDS encoding DUF3017 domain-containing protein: MTRPAAAREPLYRRRPLLAGFLRQWPLLLVIVVVGAGLGLVALEQWRSGLVVMGLAVLGAGVLRLLLPARRIGFLAVRSRRVDVALSSVVGIAVVSIALAIPVE; encoded by the coding sequence ATGACCCGGCCCGCCGCGGCCCGCGAGCCGCTGTACCGGCGGCGGCCGCTGCTGGCCGGCTTCCTCCGGCAGTGGCCGTTGCTGCTGGTGATCGTGGTGGTCGGCGCGGGGCTGGGGCTGGTGGCGCTCGAGCAGTGGCGGAGCGGGCTGGTGGTCATGGGGCTGGCCGTGCTCGGAGCCGGGGTGCTGCGGTTGCTGCTGCCGGCCCGCCGGATCGGTTTCCTGGCGGTGCGCAGCCGCCGGGTCGACGTGGCGCTGAGCTCCGTGGTGGGCATCGCGGTCGTGTCCATCGCGCTGGCCATCCCGGTCGAGTGA